One Synechococcus sp. PROS-9-1 DNA window includes the following coding sequences:
- a CDS encoding ferredoxin:protochlorophyllide reductase (ATP-dependent) subunit B, whose protein sequence is MQLTLWTYEGPPHVGAMRIAASMEGVHYVLHSPQGDTYADLLFTMIERRDQRPPVTYTTFQARDLGGDTAELVKRHVREAVDRFQPDALLVGESCTAELIQDQAGALANSMGLSMPVVNLELPAYSKKENWGAAETFYQLIRTLLKDQAPAELTHDPKAWQQQGRRPRVNLMGPSLLGFRCRDDVLEIQRLLSMHGIDVGVVAPLGATVADVHRLPEADLNVCLYPEIAESSCAWLERSFGIPFTSTVPIGIGATQDFLVEIHNLLGMTPPSPQAGIRQSRLPWYSESVDSTYLTGKRVFIFGDGTHALAAARICKDELGFEVVGLGTYSREMARPVRAAAKAMGLEALISDDYLEVEAAMAAAAPELVLGTQMERHSAKRLGLPCAVISTPMHVQDVPARNSPQMGWEGANVIFDSWVHPLMMGLEEHLIGMFRHDFEFVDGHQSHLGHSGGSGAVAETEAAVSTLKEELVWTADGEAELKKIPFFVRGRVRRNTETFAKSKGRNQIDSETLYDAKAHFSA, encoded by the coding sequence ATGCAACTCACCCTCTGGACATACGAAGGACCACCTCACGTCGGTGCCATGCGCATTGCGGCATCAATGGAAGGTGTCCATTACGTGCTGCACTCCCCCCAGGGCGACACCTATGCCGATCTCCTGTTCACGATGATCGAGCGGCGAGATCAACGACCTCCCGTCACCTACACCACCTTTCAAGCCAGAGATCTTGGCGGTGACACCGCGGAACTGGTGAAGCGCCACGTCAGAGAAGCGGTTGATCGCTTCCAACCCGATGCCCTCCTGGTTGGCGAAAGCTGCACCGCGGAATTAATCCAGGACCAAGCCGGCGCTTTAGCGAACAGCATGGGATTGAGCATGCCGGTCGTGAATTTAGAGCTGCCGGCCTACAGCAAGAAAGAGAATTGGGGTGCAGCAGAAACCTTCTATCAACTGATTCGTACTCTGCTGAAAGATCAGGCTCCTGCTGAGCTCACGCATGACCCCAAGGCATGGCAGCAGCAGGGACGTCGTCCCCGCGTGAATCTGATGGGTCCTTCGCTGCTCGGCTTTCGCTGTCGTGACGATGTCCTCGAAATTCAACGGCTGCTAAGCATGCATGGCATCGACGTGGGGGTGGTCGCTCCGTTGGGAGCCACGGTGGCAGATGTGCATCGACTCCCAGAAGCCGACCTCAATGTGTGCCTCTACCCAGAGATCGCGGAATCCAGCTGCGCTTGGCTCGAGCGCAGTTTTGGAATCCCATTCACCAGCACCGTGCCGATTGGCATCGGCGCAACCCAAGACTTCCTTGTTGAAATTCACAATCTTCTGGGGATGACACCACCTTCCCCTCAAGCGGGAATTCGTCAGTCCAGGCTGCCCTGGTACTCCGAATCCGTCGATTCCACCTACCTCACAGGGAAAAGGGTGTTCATCTTTGGAGATGGAACCCATGCCTTGGCAGCAGCAAGGATCTGCAAAGACGAGCTCGGCTTTGAAGTGGTTGGCCTCGGCACTTACAGCAGAGAAATGGCTCGACCCGTGCGAGCGGCAGCGAAAGCGATGGGACTTGAGGCCCTCATCAGTGATGACTACCTCGAGGTCGAGGCAGCGATGGCCGCAGCAGCACCAGAACTGGTACTCGGCACCCAAATGGAGCGGCACAGCGCTAAACGACTGGGCCTGCCGTGTGCAGTGATCAGCACACCGATGCATGTCCAAGACGTGCCGGCCCGCAACAGTCCTCAAATGGGCTGGGAAGGCGCGAACGTGATCTTCGACAGCTGGGTGCACCCGCTGATGATGGGCTTAGAGGAACACCTCATCGGCATGTTCCGGCACGATTTTGAGTTCGTGGATGGCCATCAAAGCCACCTTGGCCATTCGGGAGGGTCTGGAGCTGTTGCAGAAACGGAGGCCGCTGTCAGCACCCTCAAGGAGGAGCTGGTCTGGACTGCGGATGGAGAAGCTGAGCTGAAAAAGATCCCCTTCTTCGTTCGGGGAAGAGTACGCCGAAACACCGAAACATTCGCCAAATCCAAAGGCCGAAACCAAATCGACAGCGAAACGCTTTACGACGCGAAAGCCCACTTCAGCGCCTAG
- a CDS encoding BMC domain-containing protein, whose translation MANETMGIALGMIETRGLVPAIEAADAMTKAAEVRLIGREFVGGGYVTVLVRGETGAVNAAVRAGADACERVGDGLVAAHIIARPHREVEPALGNGNFLGQKD comes from the coding sequence ATGGCTAACGAAACCATGGGTATCGCTCTCGGCATGATCGAGACACGCGGCCTGGTCCCAGCGATCGAAGCAGCTGATGCAATGACCAAGGCTGCTGAAGTGCGCCTGATTGGTCGTGAATTTGTCGGCGGTGGCTACGTCACCGTTTTGGTGCGTGGCGAAACTGGTGCAGTGAACGCGGCAGTGCGTGCAGGTGCAGACGCTTGCGAACGTGTCGGCGACGGCCTCGTAGCGGCGCACATCATTGCTCGCCCTCATCGCGAAGTTGAGCCAGCACTTGGCAACGGCAACTTCCTCGGACAGAAGGACTGA
- a CDS encoding CsoS2 family carboxysome shell protein, whose product MARLSSRELALERRKALTTAGKKASVAVSAGANRVRSADDARKTRTNADPIAAAPSQAATPVASERPRHQTLSSSSGSHRSRVKPVSQPSRELVLARREALSRRGKSADTTKDRNRAEVARNTSTTTSTPVPAAEPPTRLSRQAVSVDLSTKNPSRRSKAPKRRAIDNPSRALVLARRDAMSKHGKTAGKQPTSAAAVARQANPDLTSRELAQQVRELRAKSGARSKQSAGVTRPTGPNRNGSKQAASADAHWKVGESETTGGQTVTGTQANRSVKTTGNEASTCRSITGTEYLGAEVFQTFCQSAPTPTTPAKVRVSATSHGNRVTGNEVGRSEKVTGDEPGTCKSVTGTEYISANQSAAYCGGMNPSPRKVGHSQSQQGRPISGVMVGQASNVTGNEAGANRSLTGDQYLGSEPLPEGRPATKVGLSETLSGTGVTGTMVGRSSNVTGDEFGSCHRVTGDQYISSEQVNSFCGAKPDPEAAKVGFSVTNRNQVVSGTRTGRSEKVTGDEPGSCKAVTGTPYAGLEQAGNYCGNSAVQAIRERTPVRPGTPSSPMTGLQPGIGGVMTGGERGACETVTGTPYIGSDQLSAACGAEAPQGTDTHGQSPEGSSWTRFSVVSPARAAQQQRETSKGVTGTAYEDSSRITGPFDLAGGKITGTEQFRFDNREFQELHSQRQGQRQFQPTTPEVEVAAQEPASRVTGEGSSTKVTGDDWDRGEHVTGTEGVSARRRNPSRSGAMAAMPPFERKRNEQSEWPESRVTGSSGNTSKGSLITVSGGARG is encoded by the coding sequence ATGGCAAGACTCTCTAGTCGCGAACTAGCACTCGAGCGCCGTAAGGCTCTCACCACTGCTGGCAAAAAGGCATCCGTTGCTGTTTCAGCAGGTGCGAATCGCGTTCGGTCGGCCGACGATGCCCGTAAGACGCGCACCAACGCAGATCCAATTGCGGCAGCCCCTTCACAAGCCGCAACCCCCGTCGCTTCAGAGCGACCAAGACATCAAACACTGAGCTCTTCTTCAGGGTCCCATCGTTCTCGGGTGAAACCCGTTAGCCAACCAAGCCGCGAGCTCGTTCTGGCTCGCCGAGAGGCCCTTTCACGCCGTGGGAAATCAGCAGATACAACCAAAGATAGAAATCGAGCTGAGGTCGCTCGTAATACATCGACAACGACATCCACACCAGTCCCTGCAGCTGAACCGCCAACGCGCTTGAGTCGTCAGGCGGTATCTGTCGATCTTTCAACCAAAAATCCCTCCCGCCGCAGCAAAGCTCCAAAGCGTCGTGCCATTGATAATCCGAGCCGTGCACTCGTTTTAGCTCGTCGTGATGCGATGTCTAAACACGGGAAAACAGCTGGTAAACAACCTACAAGCGCTGCTGCAGTGGCCCGTCAGGCGAATCCTGACCTCACCAGTCGAGAGCTGGCTCAGCAAGTGCGTGAGCTTCGTGCGAAGTCCGGAGCTCGTAGCAAGCAAAGCGCTGGAGTCACACGTCCAACTGGCCCGAATCGGAACGGATCCAAGCAAGCCGCTTCCGCTGATGCTCACTGGAAGGTGGGTGAGTCAGAGACCACTGGAGGCCAGACTGTGACTGGCACTCAGGCGAATCGCTCCGTCAAGACGACGGGCAACGAAGCCAGCACTTGTCGATCGATTACGGGTACTGAATATCTCGGTGCAGAGGTCTTTCAGACTTTCTGTCAGAGCGCTCCAACGCCAACAACACCCGCCAAGGTTCGTGTGTCTGCCACCAGCCATGGCAATCGGGTCACAGGCAACGAGGTTGGTCGTTCGGAGAAAGTGACTGGGGATGAGCCCGGCACCTGCAAAAGCGTTACAGGTACTGAATACATTTCGGCGAACCAAAGCGCTGCTTATTGCGGAGGCATGAATCCCTCGCCTCGCAAAGTTGGCCACAGCCAAAGCCAACAGGGCAGGCCCATTAGTGGTGTCATGGTTGGCCAGGCCTCCAATGTCACTGGTAACGAGGCCGGCGCAAACCGCAGCCTGACGGGTGATCAATATCTTGGATCTGAGCCTCTGCCCGAAGGACGCCCAGCCACCAAGGTTGGTCTGTCTGAAACCCTTTCTGGAACAGGCGTGACCGGCACGATGGTTGGCCGTTCCTCAAATGTCACTGGAGATGAATTCGGATCCTGTCATCGAGTGACTGGTGATCAATACATCAGTTCAGAACAGGTCAATTCATTTTGCGGAGCGAAGCCCGATCCAGAAGCTGCCAAGGTTGGATTCAGCGTCACCAATCGGAATCAAGTTGTTAGCGGCACGCGTACAGGGCGTTCCGAAAAGGTCACGGGTGATGAGCCCGGAAGCTGCAAAGCAGTAACAGGAACGCCCTACGCAGGTCTCGAGCAAGCCGGCAATTACTGCGGTAACTCAGCCGTTCAGGCGATTCGCGAACGGACTCCCGTCCGCCCCGGTACACCTTCCTCCCCGATGACAGGCCTGCAACCAGGTATTGGAGGAGTGATGACAGGCGGCGAACGCGGCGCTTGTGAAACTGTGACCGGTACGCCTTATATCGGTTCCGATCAGCTCTCAGCAGCTTGTGGTGCTGAGGCACCCCAAGGAACAGATACGCATGGGCAATCACCAGAAGGGTCGAGTTGGACTCGATTCAGCGTGGTTTCTCCTGCCCGTGCTGCACAGCAACAGCGTGAGACCAGCAAAGGCGTTACTGGTACCGCTTACGAAGACAGCAGCCGTATTACAGGCCCTTTTGATTTGGCCGGTGGCAAAATCACCGGCACGGAACAATTCCGATTCGATAATCGCGAATTTCAGGAGCTTCACAGCCAACGACAAGGCCAACGTCAATTTCAACCCACCACCCCTGAGGTTGAAGTCGCGGCTCAAGAACCTGCTTCTCGGGTCACCGGTGAAGGTTCGTCCACCAAAGTCACTGGTGATGACTGGGATCGTGGTGAACACGTAACAGGGACCGAAGGAGTCTCGGCTCGTCGTCGGAATCCAAGTCGCTCTGGCGCGATGGCAGCCATGCCCCCCTTCGAACGAAAGCGCAACGAGCAGTCTGAATGGCCTGAAAGTCGCGTAACGGGTTCCAGTGGAAATACCTCTAAGGGTTCACTGATTACCGTCTCAGGCGGAGCACGGGGCTGA
- a CDS encoding BMC domain-containing protein, producing the protein MNRFASFDARERRVGGSALVTGTEVHTSASGASCVVTTDSESPRLLRQNSHVQSIELRTYVFLDSLQPQLAAYMGTVSQGFLPIPGDACLWMEVSPGMAVHRVTDIALKASNVRLGQMVVERAFGSMALYHRDQSTVIHSGDVVLEAIGSAIERRTPADVSWTEVIRAITPDHAVLINRLNRRGSMIEAGMSMFILETEPAGYVLIAANEAEKSSNITLVDVKAVGAFGRLTLAGREGDVEEAAAAAMRAIETINRNCSAR; encoded by the coding sequence ATGAATCGCTTCGCCAGCTTCGATGCCCGGGAGCGGCGAGTAGGCGGAAGCGCTCTCGTCACCGGAACTGAGGTGCATACCTCGGCGAGTGGAGCTAGCTGTGTTGTCACCACCGACAGCGAATCCCCACGGCTGTTGAGACAAAACAGCCATGTGCAGTCCATTGAGCTGCGCACTTATGTCTTTCTCGACTCTCTTCAACCCCAACTCGCTGCCTATATGGGCACGGTGAGTCAGGGTTTTTTGCCGATCCCAGGTGATGCCTGTCTCTGGATGGAAGTCTCCCCAGGGATGGCGGTGCATCGAGTCACAGATATTGCTCTCAAGGCCAGCAATGTGCGTCTTGGCCAAATGGTGGTTGAGCGTGCCTTTGGCTCCATGGCTCTCTATCACCGAGACCAGAGCACGGTGATCCACTCTGGTGATGTGGTCCTTGAAGCGATTGGCAGTGCGATTGAACGACGAACACCTGCCGATGTCAGTTGGACAGAAGTGATTCGTGCCATCACCCCTGATCATGCCGTCCTCATCAATCGTTTGAACCGCAGGGGATCGATGATCGAAGCAGGAATGAGCATGTTCATTCTCGAAACAGAGCCTGCTGGCTACGTTTTGATTGCTGCGAATGAAGCTGAAAAGTCCTCGAACATCACGTTGGTGGATGTGAAAGCGGTTGGGGCGTTTGGACGTCTCACCCTTGCGGGGAGAGAAGGTGATGTTGAAGAGGCTGCGGCTGCGGCGATGCGCGCGATTGAAACGATCAATCGCAATTGTTCGGCAAGGTGA
- a CDS encoding ribulose bisphosphate carboxylase small subunit, giving the protein MPFQSTVGDYQTVATLETFGFLPPMTQDEIYDQIAYIIAQGWSPLVEHVHPSNSMATYWSYWKLPFFGEKDLNVVVSELEACHRAYPDHHVRIVGYDAYTQGQGSCFVVFEGR; this is encoded by the coding sequence ATGCCTTTTCAGAGCACCGTGGGTGACTACCAAACAGTCGCCACCCTGGAGACATTCGGCTTCCTTCCGCCGATGACTCAGGACGAGATCTATGACCAGATCGCCTACATCATTGCCCAAGGTTGGAGCCCGCTCGTTGAGCACGTCCACCCTTCCAATTCCATGGCCACTTACTGGTCCTATTGGAAGCTCCCCTTCTTCGGTGAGAAGGACCTCAACGTTGTTGTGAGTGAACTCGAGGCTTGCCATCGTGCATACCCCGACCATCACGTTCGCATCGTTGGCTACGACGCCTACACCCAGGGCCAAGGTTCCTGCTTCGTGGTTTTCGAAGGACGTTGA
- a CDS encoding non-canonical purine NTP pyrophosphatase, with protein MGLTRPPSVLTLTIASGNPSKVAEIEAMLGPLPLMVVRQPSELDVEETGTSYLENALLKASAAAQLTGTWSLADDSGLEVDALNGAPGLYTARLAPTDDEKISKLLRSMADQPYRSARFRSAMVLCSPDGTSIESSEGICWGELLKSAAYPGGGLESLFWLRETRCSYGEMTAAQLSRLGSRGKAAREMAPRLRQQLGVR; from the coding sequence ATGGGACTCACTCGACCCCCTTCAGTGCTCACACTGACGATTGCTAGCGGCAATCCAAGCAAAGTTGCTGAAATTGAGGCGATGCTCGGGCCTCTCCCACTCATGGTGGTGCGCCAACCTTCAGAGCTCGATGTTGAAGAGACTGGTACGTCCTATCTCGAAAACGCTCTGCTCAAGGCTTCTGCCGCCGCACAACTCACAGGGACCTGGTCTCTGGCAGATGATTCCGGGCTAGAGGTTGATGCCCTTAATGGGGCTCCTGGCCTCTACACAGCACGCCTCGCGCCCACGGACGACGAAAAGATCTCCAAGTTGCTGCGGTCCATGGCTGATCAGCCTTATCGCAGCGCTCGTTTCCGCAGCGCCATGGTGCTTTGTTCCCCAGATGGAACCTCGATTGAAAGCTCGGAAGGGATTTGTTGGGGTGAACTACTCAAATCTGCTGCCTACCCAGGTGGTGGCCTGGAGTCACTCTTCTGGCTTCGCGAAACACGATGCAGCTACGGCGAAATGACAGCGGCTCAACTCAGTCGGCTTGGCAGCCGCGGAAAAGCAGCCAGAGAAATGGCTCCTCGCTTACGTCAGCAATTAGGTGTTCGTTGA
- a CDS encoding carboxysome shell carbonic anhydrase, with product MVRSVPSRGGRPLSPSAPTRRQLQEERAESSAFSELTQADPNPLSARAASLERRRALTTSGKGAVLAQGTLGAGRVRTSQDSRRSVPQQPGWVRRDQKSSRTVSSANRLVSNRRHPLTDPVANEHLQAYELEVKGRFERIVPLLQKISALQHHADFIDQAQLLARRELGFDLPKHILERAWVRPLDMRALYAWCVFESHRVFSDSFFQNDPLAASSGSEAANIFEHFLLDCGFHLLDVTPCADGRLAHSIAYALRIPFSSVRRRSHAGAMFDVENTVNRWVKTEHRRYLESIPNAASQDTRYLKVVTYHFSSLDPSHQGCAAHGSDDKLAASAGYQRLLDFRQAVENSFCCGASVDLLLIGLDTDTDAIRVHPPASDSSTQLDRWVSAQDLYAVTSTMSPDQALIQIAEAIESGAPGAMDSGMVSLLTRLIANNISQIDYVTELHGGSYPDAGHAERFIGVGIGFKEVHLRNLTYFAHLDTVEEGAPDLDVGVKIFKGLNVSRDLPIPVVIRFDYSSSVPGARERAISDCQRVDSAISNRYSELVRDGLLHTCLTIRDRSQTSPAEIVGSTLDPEVQEAH from the coding sequence ATGGTCCGCTCTGTGCCTTCCCGCGGCGGGCGACCTCTGTCCCCCTCCGCTCCGACGCGACGTCAGCTGCAAGAAGAGAGAGCGGAGTCTTCGGCTTTCTCTGAACTCACGCAAGCTGATCCCAATCCGCTTTCGGCCCGCGCAGCCTCTCTTGAAAGACGAAGAGCGCTCACGACATCGGGTAAGGGAGCTGTCTTGGCTCAAGGCACGCTCGGCGCCGGTCGTGTCAGAACAAGCCAAGACAGCAGGCGTTCAGTACCTCAACAACCTGGCTGGGTTCGTCGCGATCAAAAGTCGTCAAGGACTGTTTCTTCAGCCAACCGTCTGGTCTCTAATCGCCGGCATCCCTTAACGGATCCGGTTGCTAATGAGCATTTGCAGGCCTACGAACTGGAAGTTAAAGGGCGCTTTGAAAGGATCGTTCCTCTCCTTCAAAAGATTTCAGCGCTGCAACATCACGCTGACTTTATTGATCAGGCACAGCTTTTAGCGCGTCGGGAACTTGGCTTTGACCTTCCTAAGCACATTCTTGAGCGTGCCTGGGTTCGTCCTTTGGACATGAGAGCGCTCTATGCGTGGTGTGTTTTTGAGTCGCACCGTGTCTTTAGTGATTCCTTTTTTCAGAACGATCCTCTCGCTGCCTCTTCAGGCAGTGAAGCGGCAAACATTTTTGAGCACTTTCTGCTTGATTGCGGTTTCCATCTCCTTGATGTAACCCCTTGTGCGGATGGTCGGCTAGCTCATTCCATTGCTTATGCCCTACGCATTCCGTTCAGCTCAGTGCGTCGCCGCTCCCATGCTGGAGCCATGTTTGACGTTGAAAATACGGTTAACCGATGGGTCAAGACTGAACACCGGCGTTATCTCGAGTCCATCCCTAACGCTGCCAGCCAAGACACCCGTTATCTCAAGGTTGTGACCTATCACTTCAGCTCCTTGGATCCCAGTCATCAAGGCTGCGCTGCCCACGGAAGTGACGACAAATTGGCGGCCTCTGCCGGATATCAGCGGCTTCTTGACTTCCGTCAAGCTGTTGAAAACAGCTTTTGTTGTGGTGCATCCGTTGACTTGCTGTTGATTGGACTCGATACCGATACCGATGCGATCAGGGTTCATCCACCCGCAAGCGACAGTTCAACTCAGTTAGATCGATGGGTGTCTGCTCAAGATCTTTACGCGGTAACTTCAACGATGTCTCCTGATCAGGCATTGATCCAGATCGCTGAAGCTATTGAATCTGGTGCGCCAGGAGCGATGGACTCGGGAATGGTGTCCTTGCTTACTCGTTTAATCGCTAACAATATTTCTCAGATTGATTACGTGACTGAGCTTCATGGTGGTTCGTATCCAGATGCGGGCCATGCAGAACGTTTTATTGGTGTCGGCATTGGTTTCAAAGAAGTCCATTTACGCAACCTCACATATTTTGCTCACTTGGACACCGTCGAAGAGGGTGCACCAGATTTAGATGTTGGTGTAAAAATTTTCAAAGGCTTAAATGTTTCTCGTGATCTGCCTATTCCCGTTGTGATCCGTTTTGATTATTCCAGTTCCGTTCCTGGTGCGCGTGAACGAGCTATTTCAGATTGTCAGAGAGTTGATTCGGCAATTTCAAATCGATACTCAGAACTGGTTCGTGATGGTTTACTCCATACCTGTTTAACTATCCGAGATCGAAGTCAAACCTCTCCTGCAGAAATTGTAGGGTCCACACTCGATCCTGAAGTTCAGGAGGCTCACTGA
- a CDS encoding form I ribulose bisphosphate carboxylase large subunit, producing MSKKYDAGVKEYRDTYWTPDYVPLDTDLLACFKCTGQEGVPKEEVAAAVAAESSTGTWSTVWSELLTDLDFYKGRCYRIEDVPGDKEAFYAFIAYPLDLFEEGSITNVLTSLVGNVFGFKALRHLRLEDIRFPIAFIKCCAGPPNGIAVERDRMNKYGRPLLGCTIKPKLGLSGKNYGRVVYECLRGGLDFTKDDENINSQPFQRWQNRFEFVAEAIKIAEQETGERKGHYLNVTANTPEEMYERAEFAKELNQPIIMHDFITGGFTANTGLSKWCRKNGMLLHIHRAMHAVIDRHPKHGIHFRVLAKCLRLSGGDQLHTGTVVGKLEGDRQTTLGYIDQLRESFVPEDRSRGNFFDQDWGSMPGVFAVASGGIHVWHMPALVAIFGDDSVLQFGGGTHGHPWGSAAGAAANRVALEACVKARNAGREIEKESRDILMEAGKHSPELAIALETWKEIKFEFDTVDKLDVQ from the coding sequence ATGAGCAAGAAGTACGACGCTGGCGTCAAGGAGTACAGAGACACTTACTGGACTCCTGATTACGTTCCCCTAGACACCGACCTGCTGGCATGCTTTAAATGCACCGGCCAAGAAGGTGTTCCTAAAGAAGAAGTTGCAGCTGCTGTTGCCGCTGAATCTTCAACTGGTACCTGGTCCACTGTGTGGTCCGAGCTCCTCACCGACCTCGACTTCTACAAAGGGCGTTGCTACCGCATCGAAGACGTTCCTGGTGACAAGGAGGCGTTCTATGCCTTCATCGCTTATCCCCTCGACCTGTTCGAAGAGGGTTCAATCACCAACGTTCTGACCTCTCTGGTCGGCAACGTGTTCGGATTCAAAGCTCTGCGCCACCTGCGTCTGGAAGATATTCGCTTCCCGATTGCGTTCATCAAGTGCTGCGCAGGCCCGCCAAACGGTATTGCCGTTGAGCGTGACCGGATGAACAAGTACGGCCGCCCTCTTCTGGGTTGCACCATCAAGCCAAAGCTTGGCTTGAGCGGTAAGAACTATGGCCGTGTTGTCTATGAGTGCCTTCGCGGCGGTCTGGACTTCACCAAAGACGACGAGAACATCAACTCTCAGCCTTTCCAGCGCTGGCAGAACCGCTTCGAGTTCGTTGCGGAAGCTATCAAGATTGCTGAACAGGAAACGGGCGAGCGCAAGGGTCACTACCTCAACGTGACTGCTAACACCCCCGAAGAGATGTACGAGCGCGCTGAGTTCGCTAAAGAACTCAACCAGCCGATCATCATGCACGACTTCATCACTGGTGGCTTCACAGCCAACACCGGTTTGTCGAAGTGGTGTCGTAAGAACGGCATGCTGCTCCACATTCACCGTGCGATGCACGCTGTGATTGACCGTCATCCCAAGCACGGCATTCACTTCCGCGTACTCGCCAAGTGTTTGCGTTTGTCAGGTGGTGACCAACTCCACACCGGCACCGTGGTCGGCAAGTTGGAAGGTGATCGTCAGACCACCCTCGGCTATATCGACCAACTGCGCGAATCCTTCGTTCCTGAAGATCGCAGCCGCGGCAACTTCTTCGATCAGGACTGGGGTTCCATGCCTGGTGTGTTCGCCGTTGCTTCCGGCGGTATCCACGTATGGCACATGCCAGCACTGGTTGCCATCTTCGGAGACGACTCCGTCCTTCAGTTCGGTGGTGGTACCCACGGTCACCCCTGGGGCTCCGCAGCTGGTGCTGCTGCCAACCGTGTGGCCCTCGAGGCCTGCGTTAAGGCACGCAACGCTGGTCGTGAGATCGAGAAAGAAAGCCGCGACATCCTTATGGAAGCCGGTAAGCACAGCCCTGAGCTGGCCATCGCTCTCGAGACCTGGAAGGAGATCAAGTTTGAGTTCGACACCGTCGACAAGCTCGACGTTCAGTGA
- a CDS encoding ferredoxin:protochlorophyllide reductase (ATP-dependent) subunit N, with protein sequence MSVNLLKETGPREVFCGLTSIVWLHRRMPDAFFLVVGSRTCAHLIQSAAGVMIFAEPRFGTAILSERDLAGLADAQDELDRVARELLERRPEIRTLFLVGSCPSEVIKLDLARAAERLNDELRGRVQVVNYSGSGIETTFTQGEDGALSALIPLLPSTDQRQLLMVGTLADAVEDRLIHLFGRIGIDSVCSLPPRKSTELPAVGPGTTVLLTQPYLTTTARLLRDRGARVLTAPFPLGAEGSRSWMEAAAKDFQINADQVASVLDPLVARAQSALAPHREILNGKRIFLLPESQLELPLARFLQRECGMELVEVGTPYLNREQMAEELALLPEGTTVMEGQHVEKQLDRVRAAQPDLVVCGMGLANPLEAEGIATKWSIELVFSPIHGIDQAGELAELFSRPLRRRELIRQALNPPSSAPIDSDPVHA encoded by the coding sequence ATGAGCGTGAATCTGCTCAAGGAAACAGGACCACGGGAGGTGTTCTGTGGTCTGACATCGATCGTCTGGCTGCACCGCAGGATGCCTGATGCATTTTTCTTGGTGGTGGGCTCACGCACCTGCGCCCATTTGATTCAAAGCGCTGCTGGGGTGATGATTTTTGCTGAGCCTCGCTTTGGAACAGCAATCCTGAGCGAACGCGACTTAGCAGGCCTCGCCGATGCTCAAGACGAACTGGATCGCGTCGCTCGTGAGCTTCTGGAACGAAGGCCAGAGATCCGCACCTTGTTTTTGGTGGGGTCATGCCCCAGCGAAGTGATCAAGCTGGATTTGGCGCGGGCAGCAGAACGGCTCAACGATGAGTTGAGAGGCCGAGTGCAAGTCGTGAATTATTCGGGGAGCGGAATTGAAACCACGTTTACCCAAGGAGAAGACGGAGCACTTTCAGCTCTAATTCCCCTCCTGCCCTCAACAGATCAACGCCAGCTGTTGATGGTGGGAACGCTCGCCGATGCCGTCGAGGATCGCCTCATTCACCTCTTCGGTCGGATTGGCATCGACTCGGTTTGCAGCTTGCCCCCTCGCAAGTCCACCGAACTGCCCGCTGTTGGGCCAGGGACAACGGTCTTGTTGACCCAGCCGTACCTCACGACAACAGCACGCTTGCTTCGCGATCGTGGTGCTCGCGTCCTGACCGCTCCCTTCCCTTTGGGTGCTGAAGGAAGCCGCAGCTGGATGGAAGCCGCAGCGAAAGACTTTCAAATCAACGCAGATCAAGTCGCCTCCGTGCTCGATCCTCTGGTAGCTCGCGCCCAAAGCGCTCTAGCTCCACATCGAGAAATCCTGAATGGCAAACGAATTTTTCTGCTGCCTGAGTCTCAACTCGAACTTCCGCTAGCTCGTTTCTTGCAGAGAGAATGCGGCATGGAACTGGTGGAAGTAGGGACGCCCTACTTGAACCGCGAGCAGATGGCTGAGGAGCTAGCTCTTCTCCCTGAGGGCACCACTGTCATGGAGGGGCAGCATGTAGAGAAGCAACTGGATCGTGTCCGTGCCGCTCAACCCGATCTCGTGGTCTGCGGCATGGGGCTTGCCAATCCGCTCGAAGCGGAAGGAATCGCCACCAAGTGGTCGATTGAATTGGTCTTTAGTCCCATTCATGGCATCGATCAGGCCGGAGAGCTGGCCGAGTTGTTCTCCCGCCCGCTCAGACGACGCGAACTCATTCGCCAAGCGCTGAACCCGCCCAGTAGCGCCCCCATCGACTCTGACCCTGTTCACGCCTAA